A window of Streptomyces sp. DG1A-41 contains these coding sequences:
- a CDS encoding sigma-70 family RNA polymerase sigma factor — protein MDSQHWRATITAAQSGDRRALDELVAGWLPLVYNIVGRALNGHADVDDVVQETMLRAVDNLGSLRDPDSFRSWLVAIAMRQIRDRARRRTADRLEEAAAADFAELTVLRLQLEGQRREVAEAVRWLDDEDRQLLSLWWLEVAGELTRRELAAAVGITRQHAAVRVQRMKERLETSRGIVRALDGACPDLRELTGRWNGRPDSVWRKRLARHIRGCRYCGDTRESVVPAERLLVGIALVPLPVGFTLSLAFGGKTAVAAGSAGWSAKLLGAFTKPAVAMTAGATIVAGGAYVVTQPPDAPPPRAAVTPTATAASEPPPSATPSPTPTPSPPATKKADLYGTVVDAVDRAPDPDARPAALPRRPESGITSTGGPKAVMQHRGDSVTLSGQGYVLVRWQISPHARPGAVVMPTWTGLKGKLFHVASGGWRRMDDPLPGAPNGYVTGMGGPDIGYAVLPPGTQQMWQNEYFYVDGTVTLTQNERGCDYGIAVSPSSWQAVDKDVNEGPAQGAIRYGLVRDTGTDSAPVPQYVTRSTPADPARVPQRSRV, from the coding sequence GTGGACAGTCAGCACTGGCGCGCCACCATCACGGCGGCGCAGTCCGGCGACCGGCGGGCGCTGGACGAGCTGGTCGCGGGCTGGCTGCCGCTGGTCTACAACATCGTGGGCCGGGCCCTGAACGGGCACGCCGACGTCGACGACGTCGTCCAGGAGACCATGCTGCGCGCGGTCGACAACCTCGGCTCGCTGCGCGACCCGGACAGCTTCCGGTCCTGGCTGGTGGCGATCGCCATGCGGCAGATCCGCGACCGGGCCCGGCGCCGCACCGCGGACCGGCTGGAGGAGGCGGCGGCGGCCGACTTCGCCGAACTGACCGTGCTGCGGCTCCAGTTGGAGGGGCAGCGGCGTGAGGTCGCCGAGGCCGTGCGGTGGCTCGACGACGAGGACCGGCAGCTGCTGTCGCTGTGGTGGCTGGAGGTCGCGGGCGAACTGACCCGGCGCGAACTGGCCGCGGCCGTCGGCATCACCCGGCAGCACGCCGCCGTGCGCGTGCAGCGGATGAAGGAGCGCCTGGAGACCTCGCGCGGCATCGTCCGCGCCCTGGATGGCGCCTGCCCCGACCTGCGCGAGCTGACCGGCCGCTGGAACGGCCGGCCCGACTCGGTGTGGCGCAAGCGGCTGGCCCGGCACATCCGGGGCTGCCGCTACTGCGGCGACACCCGCGAGTCCGTCGTACCGGCGGAACGCCTCCTGGTCGGCATCGCGCTCGTCCCGCTGCCCGTCGGCTTCACGCTGTCACTCGCCTTCGGCGGCAAGACGGCCGTGGCCGCCGGCTCCGCCGGGTGGTCCGCCAAGCTGCTGGGCGCGTTCACCAAGCCGGCCGTCGCGATGACCGCCGGCGCGACGATCGTCGCGGGCGGCGCCTACGTCGTCACCCAGCCGCCGGACGCCCCGCCTCCCCGGGCCGCGGTCACCCCCACGGCGACGGCCGCCTCCGAACCGCCGCCCTCCGCCACGCCCAGCCCAACCCCCACGCCCTCCCCGCCGGCGACGAAGAAGGCCGACCTGTACGGCACGGTCGTCGACGCCGTCGACCGCGCCCCCGACCCGGACGCCCGGCCCGCCGCCCTGCCCCGCCGCCCCGAGTCCGGCATCACCAGCACCGGCGGCCCGAAGGCCGTCATGCAACACCGGGGCGACAGCGTGACGCTGAGCGGTCAGGGCTACGTCCTGGTCCGCTGGCAGATCTCGCCGCACGCCCGGCCCGGCGCGGTGGTCATGCCGACCTGGACCGGCCTGAAGGGCAAGCTGTTCCACGTGGCCTCCGGCGGCTGGCGCCGCATGGACGACCCGCTGCCCGGCGCCCCGAACGGCTACGTCACCGGCATGGGCGGCCCGGACATCGGATACGCGGTGCTGCCGCCCGGCACCCAGCAGATGTGGCAGAACGAGTACTTCTACGTCGACGGCACCGTCACCCTCACCCAGAACGAACGCGGCTGCGACTACGGCATCGCGGTCTCCCCGTCGAGTTGGCAGGCCGTGGACAAAGACGTCAACGAGGGCCCCGCCCAGGGCGCGATCCGCTACGGCCTCGTCCGCGACACCGGCACGGACAGCGCGCCGGTGCCGCAGTACGTCACGCGCTCGACCCCGGCCGATCCGGCGAGGGTGCCGCAGCGCTCGCGCGTGTAG
- a CDS encoding glycerophosphodiester phosphodiesterase: MTPSPERPGRLVTAVAHRGDPYRHRENTVASLRSALGRGADAVEIDVRLTRDGVPVLLHDGTLKRLWEHERPVLALSWEEVRGLTGGGVPALTEALAATDGRRVMIDLPGCPDVRAVRRVMDAVRETGAADRVYYCAGADAMLAVRAADPAAEIALTWTTLAPPRPVLLEAIRPRWLNYRFSLVDRPLADRVHRDGYLLSVWTPDTRRSMRRLLDAGVDSITTNRIDVLCATRASAAAPSPDRPGSSA, encoded by the coding sequence GTGACGCCCTCCCCCGAGCGCCCCGGGCGGCTCGTGACCGCGGTGGCCCACCGGGGCGACCCCTACCGCCACCGCGAGAACACCGTCGCCTCGCTGCGTTCCGCGCTCGGCCGGGGCGCGGACGCGGTGGAGATCGACGTCCGGCTGACCCGCGACGGGGTGCCGGTGCTGTTGCACGACGGGACGCTGAAGCGGCTCTGGGAGCACGAGCGGCCGGTGCTCGCGCTGTCCTGGGAGGAGGTGCGCGGGCTGACCGGCGGCGGGGTTCCGGCCCTGACGGAGGCGCTGGCCGCGACCGACGGCCGCCGGGTGATGATCGACCTGCCCGGCTGCCCGGACGTGCGGGCGGTGCGGAGGGTAATGGACGCCGTACGGGAGACCGGGGCGGCTGACCGCGTCTACTACTGCGCGGGCGCCGACGCCATGCTCGCCGTGCGCGCGGCGGACCCGGCCGCCGAGATCGCGCTCACCTGGACGACGCTGGCCCCGCCCCGGCCCGTCCTGCTGGAGGCGATCCGCCCGCGCTGGCTCAACTACCGCTTCTCGCTGGTGGACCGCCCCCTCGCCGACCGCGTCCACCGCGACGGCTACCTGCTGTCCGTGTGGACACCCGACACGCGCCGCTCCATGCGACGGCTGCTGGACGCGGGCGTGGACTCCATCACGACCAACCGCATCGACGTGCTGTGCGCTACACGCGCGAGCGCTGCGGCACCCTCGCCGGATCGGCCGGGGTCGAGCGCGTGA